GACCATTTTTTGTTGTATGTTTAGTTGTGCAATTTTGAGGATAAGGGTGGTCATCATGTTGTATTGAGGTCTGAAATCACTCCTTCCTTGGCTAGGCTTGTAAGCAAGCAAGGGTATcaatacaaaaagttaaaaagaaaccTATGTtgttaaaaagaagaaagttctctcatccctttttttctctatatactgttgatatacatatatgatacaTCTATTGAAAAATTGAAGTGAGATAATTTTTCAAGTACATGTTTCCATCCAATCAAATTGTAGCATGTGCTAATGCTATGTTCATAggctttttgtgatttttttattggaattaaGTTTCCTTGAGGATAAATACATGCCaatgtttgttttgtatattatgttatttttttctttggaaaaaacacaaattgcgagtagcaaataaaataaatgtagttttaactctatcttgttgtttgtgGAATGATCTCGCTTCCTGTTGATGTAAGTCACCACTAAAATTAGTCAAATATTttcagttttattattttttgggtttgcttatatttgtgcatgtgtttgttttgttgattaTGGCTGATTTTTTATGTGCATGGTTGCTCACACAAACATGCTACTTTTTTGTTTGAAACATGGACTAGAGTACCAAGGACAATGAATGAGATAGTGCTTGAGGAGACTTCAACCACAAAGAACTTTCATCAGCGTAAAAAAAGGCATTCGCAAAGGATTCAGAGTAGTAGAACATTGTATTCAAATGACGAGAGCATGATAGATACtaataagtttaaattttattttgagtaaGTTATATTGTTTTGAGCTATTTATTCTAATATAGCTATAAAtggttttaattgttatttggtAATatgtcctttttttaattaatgtaggCATCTATGGAAAAATTTATCTGAAGAAAATAGGAGGTCTTCTATATGTCTTGACTCTTTATGGTTCTCAATGTACAAGAGCAAGGTGACAAAGGACAAGGTGCTCAAGTGgatcaaaatgaagaagatacttaaaaaaaaaaatatgtgtttaTTCCCATTGTTTGTTGGTGAACTCTATTCcatataaaaattctttttttttccacttgGTGTGCCTTAATTcatttaatgtgttttttttaatgaaagggGACACTGGAGCCTTCTTATCCTTTGCAACTTTTGTGAAAATAGGCAACCAAACATTGAGAAGCCTTTCATGTTACTATTAGATTCACTTCATCAAGCAAATCCAAAGAGGTTGGAGCCAGATATAAGAAGGTATGCACTTGTTTTCcacctttcttttcctttagataaatttccagttttttttttcttttttttgtgacGAGTATCTTGAGGGCTTACTATTATCCTTAAAacttaaataatgaattaatattgtttagtttgtttataGACACAAGccaaatttattgaataaacttaaattatgtttttatacgTCATTGCTTTATTTCATTATTCAACTAagtttatttgtcaatttacacatatttatatattttttgtatcaGATTTGTATTGGACATTTGTCGAACTGAGGCAAGAGATGAGAATAAAGCGGCTATATCCAAGATTCCTCTTCTTATTCCCAATGTGACCATTTTTTGCcacatatctttatatatagcattgcattatttaatataatgacACAACTTTTAACAATGTTACTATGATAGGTTCCGCAACAAAGAAATGGTGTGGATTGTGGCATCTTTGTTCTCTactacatatatttatttgtccAAAATGTCCCTACAAATTTTGCTTTAGATGGCTACCCATATTTTGTAAGTTAGCCTTTAATAatgaattgtgtatttataCATTATAgcatttaaaaacttattcacATTGCTAAcattgagttattttttatttattgttttcttcagcTTAAGCGAGATTGGTTTTGTCAAGATGACATAGAAAACTTTCGGacagaaattcaattttttggATGTAAGTTGGAAATTATTTACTtacctttgtttattttgtggATGCTTTTAATATTAGCTAAATAAACATAGTTAAAATGTATACTTTGTATTTATTATAGTCATCTTTACTACATTGGATGTTTATactatataagttttttttttgttttatattttgcatacatgtattttgttaatCATTATTAGtaatgtgtttttatattacttgattTCAACAATCTGTTGAACTTTTCTTTTACAGGAAAGGgctaaaaaaagcaaaagtaagCAGATCGTACATGAAAACACCCCATAATCAAGGATCCAAATCCTTTGTTGTTGTTCGTCATGAACTTGTAAGATCTAAACTTAACTTTCAATCTTATAAATAGAGTTTATATATAGtcacttttgttttttcccATGACATAGATGAAGAAGGATGATGAAAGTGTAATAGATGAACAACATGAGTGTAATAGGATTGAATTGTATAAAAGCACTCACtataagaaaggaaaaggatGGACATCTTTAGAAGCAAAAACAAACTACGTGAGTTAATTATGATATctatatagatttttatttatattattgaaagtttatgtatactttttttttgtgaatttagtGTGCAATGCAACAAAAGTTTAAGAAAGCTATAGATGAGAATTAGGATGTTGACGTTGACAAAATTTGTGATGAGGTTCTTGGCACTCGATCTGGGTATATTAAAGGATTAGGTTATGGTCCAAAGCCAAATGCTTCAAGATGTGGACATGCTAAGATCATcaaagatcttgaagaagaaaaaaatatgtggaaaaagaaatatgaagttGAGGTTCTTGAAAATAAAACCAATCGAGCTCAATTGACAAAGCATGAAAAAATGTTAAGGCAGATATTAGGAGCAAAATATGATGAGCatgaagaaaatagtaaaaggtattatatgattatgtttACCACATTATGATGCAActtaataaaagtttttatttgatatttttcatttattgtgcAGTGGAGATAAAAAAGGTGATCACCAAGTTTAATCACTATATGGTTGTTGTAATTTTCTCAGGTTTGATATCTTTGgtatttacttctttttgcttgGATAACAAACTTATTCTAAGagtaacttttaaataaaaatttaagtttttttttttatgaaatattatatgtgatatatatatatagtaattttattttataatttattgcagGAAAAGTATTGACAAAGGAGTGGGACACAaatttgcatggatttcttttaTGATACAATTGGTAGAGACAAGTTAGCATTGATACTTTGGTCTTTTGATGCTTTTGTATTTGGATGGTAACTTAGTTTTTGGAATGATTGTAGACCAAATGGTTCTATTGAACATGTTACTTTTGGATACCTTtgaattcaatatttatattaacaatgaattattagcactatttttatattaatattgcaGTGAAAATTTAAACCATTGCCTACAATTTGTTAAACAttgattgcaaaaataattGTAGCTAACAAGATAAAATCACTACGAAAATGAAAATTGTAGACAAATCCCACAATTCTCTACGAAAAATTATGGTAGAGAAAGCATAATGGAACAAGACAAATCCACTATTCTCAATGAAATTTTTTGTAACTAAATTTCGTAGAGAATTACGGAAACCATTGCCTACAATTTTATTCGTAGCAAATAATCTTTTATCTCCacgattttttaaatttagccaCAAATTTCATTTACATTTCTCTACGAAAATAACGTAGAGAAAGGTTCCAAGTTTGGGCTACGAAAACTGGAAATCGTAGCTAAATACTATTACCTACGGGGCATTCTCTACGTTTGGATCTACGATTTCTTTTCGTAGATGATAATTTTTACCTACgattttaatatatttcccTACAAATGTTTACCGTAGACATTAGTCAAGTTTCTTGTAGTGCAAAAATTACAAAGACATCATTGCAGGAATGTTCAAAAGCTATGAAGGTGGCAAATCTAACTCCGAAGAAAACAAAGCCACCAACGGACTTTGAATGAGGACATTGTAGCTTGAAGAGCAATCAATCATCATCGTAGGTTTCCTTTAGCcatttctttgcttttctttttaatttttgtagtttgtttttatttttatggagcTATAATGACAACTCTTATCTTGTAGGATTTTAATGAAAGATTATTGCTAAAGTTCTTTTAATTTGGCGGCCGGTCTAAAATATTGAAGCTAGACCTATACTTCACAGAGTGGGTGAATAAGAGTTATCCATGCCCAGGCTTGAGGTTCAATTATTCAAAGCATCGTCAATAAACCGGGGAAGTACTAGTTTCACTCCTCCTTTGAATTTCATTTCatatctttctttatttatgttttattgcATGCATTGGGGATAGTGTATGATTTAAGTGGTTAGGGGAGAGGGGTTTAGGATTCATTGCTAACTCTTTTACATGCCAAGTATGACttatgacaacgccccttgcatatgtcccgcaagtgcacgggtttgtcgaagtaataaaatcccagatgagtggggtatcatatccacagggagtagggaataaaaacacttaaattgtttcttaactaagtgaaagatgaatagtgatatgtgtgacaagatgtgaaataacaaaagtaaaagaacaagaaagagagcacaagtaaaggagaaggtaaagcaatcgatataaatggggtaccgggatattgttccgccgaggacaatcgtttcaagtacaagaaccctctattatactttctaactgatgcaatgatgagtcgtggagatccttgaatacatggtcccaaatctaaggtcaaccatgcctaactctatacatgtcccagaggagaaattgaataatctctcaacctcgcactcgaatagaattgcaatgagctctagggattccaagtgataaatcctcttcttagatgtagacctaaccctttggtccaggtggaaggtccctaaccacaattaagccctaggtgctaaaatcacttcaacgcttcactccgttacgcccgcaactaagccccagcggaaggtcatcttttagcccattcactctactatgaccgcaaagaacttgaggaaatggaggtagaataaatcacaccagaggggaaaagggacgctccactacctcttgactcaccttctcaaccctctccaatctatctttgtctaactctcgtggtgtgtcactcactcacaagggttaccaacaagaactctcaaccctagtgtcactctaagggagtattcatacaatcaagcatttaagattggaactgaaataaaacatcaattaattgaaatcataataaagaggttcaataaaacaaatatatcctagggttcacaaatacccaagtaccaattaaggggtttagctctccatggagctaattacaatcaatgaaatcaaatgtaaaagcaaagaatccatagaaaaccctctcgatagtcgtggcgatggtcttgtggagagtcctctactcgtccaagggtccttttgtcctgcctaggatacacctcgccggatcagtgccgataaaagctctcccactaaccttcttccaaacggagtgccatgttagagccgtagaatctctccaaatccctatctaatacctctccaaaccctagccgccgccctctctcaagtcatggaaaagatggagaaaaaaatcctgaaatcggggatgaaatcggccttaaatagagctggaatcgggaatccacacgcccatgtgagcgcccctgtggattttttgcacgggcatgtggaatttccacacgcccgtgtggattatctgttttcatccttcttcggccggctgtgaacagtacctgctacagtgttttgctacattgcCCTGCTGCAGTACCgacccaaaacactcccgaatccatgctttcatcgagttaacataaacgggcacacgtttacgtcgtagatcgctttttttcttcaataacggacatgatggtggagatcttgctatacatgcacaagccagaatgcttgaatgtgactgccgttgtgcccctccaaatcgttgtgctaacttgaatacgaggaggttggcacacattcccgcattttgaacccgacttatgtcttcacgtttgaaccttctcaagatttcctccaaatggtgcatttacgatccacattagcttctttctctaatactcggcctcacaatcctatctgcatgaaagtaatataaatacacacatattagcgttaaaacctgataaaagtaatgctcatcataaggaaagaacacttcgtattcttatcacacaagcacttatcaacttatGATGGTGCATTTGTAATGTAGTAGGAGTTTCATAGTATTAAAGTGGACACATGCGAGTTTGTTctattttgagttctattttttttagtgtgcacTCTATTCTTGGCTATTGTGCGTGAAAGCTACTGTATTCTAGTAAAAGATGTGGTAAGAGCTACCTCTCTTAAGCGTAAAAGCCGCTCAACGAGCGCTCGTGGGAAAAGGCTACTTtaggagttgtgtgaagctaccaccttccAAATAAGAAGTTCTTTGTGGAATGTTTGCTAGTAAAGTCCTCTAGGTCAAaaagtgaagtagagagttgtaacacgCACAATGATAACCTTGAATAGAGTGCTcactatttttgtttataattgtttctttttgcttaaggacaagaaaaagcttaagtgtgggggaatttgacaagtgtttgaatgaatgtattttattattattattattattattattattattactattactattactattactattattattcatagcactttgcatgtaattattgaatatatgaTTAAATTGTTACTTAATTCACTTCTATTTCATATTCAAGATAGAATGACATATTGATAAAGAGGAACAAGTTTGAGATGAtttgagctaattttggaagaagaTATAGTTTTTAGAGTGACTTATGGGCGAGCTTACGGATGCTATTACAGGCGGTACTATAGCAGTGCATTGTTTGTGATACTGTAGCTCATCACTGTTTATGGCACTGTTACGGCCGTAAGCCCCAACCCAAGAACCTTACAGGCACTGTTAGGACATAAGCCTTGGGCTGTATAAGTTACTATAGTAGTATACTGTTCATGGTTATTGTAGTAAATCACAATTCACATGCTGGTTACGACCGTAAGCTCCATCTCGAGGACCTTACGGGTAACTTTTATGGCCGTAAGGGTTACTATAGTGGCTGTAAGAACCCCTAATTCCTAAGTTATAAAAGccagaaattagggttttttcgGGGGATCTTCTTTTCTACTCTTTGGCCACCATTTAGGTGCCGATTTTGCAGTTTTTCCATTGATTATCTTGCCaaagaagggaaaaaataaGAAGGAGAGATTAGGAGAAGGTTCAAAGATTCAAGGAAGCCGTTCGTGGAGAGATCTCAGGGTTATTTTTGGGAATCTTTGAAGAGCTTCATCCATCCAAAGAGATTGCGAGCTTTGAGGGAGccttttttattccttttatttattttaattcatttggaTTGGGTTATTATTATCCaatgatggagaactaatttatagatgtttgtaactctagggtttatacttttgatattagttgttggatctttgatgctttaattattttcttgattgcaatcaaatctatttgaatctaattgcgtgtttaaatattttgtcgCTAGCGAGGTGAAAGTCtaatgagaagaaattcccacctgaCATAAACATACTGCAATTTGAGAGGATAGTGAGTATACCTTTAGTtatggtactttggagacttcgtCTCCTGCAATCTTTCTATGTGGATTAGTGATAATCTCCGTactctttgtaatcatgtggagtagattttaggagaagtCACATCTTTACTCTATATTCAGATcagggataatctctctctataaggtagattatctacttaagaaattgtcattagctcacagtgaggtttcatagagtgttaatgcaattgtgtggatgtctgtattagctctgcacctattcagttgcTTTTCGcctgagaaattagggtttagtataattctggaaacctctcagttcaaataagattgcatacttaaacaacctttgtcctatGCTTTATAACTCTAGAGGGATGCTGTGCCCACACATCATTTCTtctcttgatttctctcctgttTATTCccttatttctttcttttattctcttttgtttgcaCACAGATCATTCGatcatttaggctattttttagAATTACTATAATTACTAgcattcactttcttccttgtggGCTGACACTTTGCATTcatgcacactttattacgccaCCGACACGTACAATTGCATCCCTATCGACTTACATCAAGAATCTGCAGATTCTCATTCTCTTGTTTGACCAGAAGTTTCTTATTGAACTACTAGATGAAGTCGACCTTCTTGTTGCAGTATAACAAGTGATTGAAAGACTTCAACACTGTTCCATCTTTAATTGAGAGTATTTTAAATAGAACATTACCAGAATTCTATGGAATATAAGCAACATGATTCCTGGCTcttaacacaaaaattaaaggaaaactGGTATTTGACTGGTATTTGACTGGCAACTCTTAAATTTGTTCACCTGAGAATTACATAGAAATGAAAAGAGTAGCAATACACACACACCTCAATGGATGATTATCATATAAAGTAACTTCTTACTTCAATGAAAACTAACAACATTATAAAGTACACATATACTTCAGATCATGTATATCAACAAAAGTGTTTCAAGGACACTCAATACAAGGCTAACATTCCTCACCATCTCTTATACGGTTTACAACCTTAACATCATCAAGACACTAGCCTTTAGTTACtccaaaaaatgataaattatctTTTGTGTGCATGCTGTTGTAGATATGCAATATGGTCCAGAAATTGTGACCATATCCCATGACAGCACACAAACTTATCACAGTCTTTAGTCAAAGTCTTTAGTCAACACCAACAAATTCCTCCCTTGACTAAAGATTACAAAAATCTATCAGCTTTCTCAACACAACATGCTGCTTAATTCCTAAACCCTTAGTGAGTATATCAGCTTGTTGTTTCTCTGTGCTGCAATGCTTCACAACAATTGTTTCTTTATCAATCAGACTACGAATGAAGTGAAATTTAACGTCTATGTGCTTTGTCTTTCGATGGTGTTAGGGATTCTTTGCAATAGCAATTGTGGACTTGTTATCAACAAAGATGATAGCATCACTACTTGCATCAAATTTATAGTCTTTCATGAGCTTTCTCAGCCACAAACACTGACACGCAGCAGAAGAGATAGCTATGCATACAGTCTCAGTCATTAAGAGTGCTATTACCTCTTATTTTTTTGGCATCCACGTGATCACACCCAAACCTATACTGAAAAAAGCCCATGTGGTACTCTTCCGATCATCCATTATACCTCCCCAATCACTATCAGAGAAGCCCACCAACCTACACTCACTTGCGTGTATATAGTTCAATTCATATTCCACAGTACCTATGAGGTATCTAAGGACTCACTTGGTTGCTCCTCCATGAAACCGGGATGGCCTATTCACATACCTTGAGATTACTCCCACATCGTATGAGATATCCTGGTGAGTATATGTTAAGTAAATTAATCTACCAATTAAGCTTCTGTATCTTCCACCCTCTACTTCTCCAGAACCATCATCACATTGAAACTTCTCATTTGTGCACATAAGACTTGAAGAAGCTTTGCAATTATGCATATTGAATCTCCTTAAAAGATCCAAAGTCTACTTCCTCAATGTAATAAACATTCCCTTCTCATCAGTCATATCAAATTTCTTCCTTATCTCTAACTTGAACTCATTGATCAAGTCAATTGATGAACTAAAACAcaccatatcatccacatatatgCATACTAAAAGAACATCACTACTCTCTACAACCTTCTTATAGAGTGTGTGTTCATTATCACTCCTCTTGAAGCCCTGTAACACAAAGCATCTATCAATTTTGCTATACTAGGCCCTTGGGGCTTGTTTTAGCCCATACAGggcccgtttggattgcggaatgggaatgggaaggggggaatgagaagaagggaggaatgtgAATAAGAATATGGGGAAAGAGGAGAATAATGATGAAGGCATTTGGTTTGAGGAAATAAGGGTTAGTACTaggaaaaagtaagagagagataggattaaaattacatttatacccttttgtataaataaaatcatttgtataaaataatgaattatgtttaataataaatattt
This genomic window from Dioscorea cayenensis subsp. rotundata cultivar TDr96_F1 chromosome 20, TDr96_F1_v2_PseudoChromosome.rev07_lg8_w22 25.fasta, whole genome shotgun sequence contains:
- the LOC120251901 gene encoding ubiquitin-like-specific protease 1D produces the protein MLLLDSLHQANPKRLEPDIRRFVLDICRTEARDENKAAISKIPLLIPNVPQQRNGVDCGIFVLYYIYLFVQNVPTNFALDGYPYFLKRDWFCQDDIENFRTEIQFFG